A section of the Streptomyces xinghaiensis S187 genome encodes:
- a CDS encoding response regulator: MVQKAKILLVDDRPENLLALEAILSALDQTLVRASSGEEALKALLTDDFAVILLDVQMPGMDGFETAAHIKRRERTRDIPIIFLTAINHGPHHTFRGYAAGAVDYISKPFDPWVLRAKVSVFVELYMKNCQLREQAALLRAQLEGSRPEPGVSGEPAGLLAELSARLAAVEEQAEALSKQLDDSADAAAVATAAHLERKLTGLRRALDALEPGTGGTGTVPPQG; encoded by the coding sequence ATGGTGCAGAAGGCCAAGATCCTCCTGGTCGATGACCGGCCGGAGAATCTGCTGGCGCTGGAGGCCATTCTCTCCGCGCTCGATCAGACACTGGTACGGGCATCGTCAGGGGAGGAAGCGCTCAAGGCGCTGCTGACGGACGACTTCGCGGTCATCCTGCTGGACGTCCAGATGCCGGGCATGGACGGTTTCGAGACCGCGGCGCACATCAAGCGGCGGGAGCGGACCCGCGACATCCCCATCATTTTTCTGACGGCCATCAACCACGGCCCCCACCACACCTTCCGCGGCTACGCGGCGGGCGCGGTGGACTACATCTCCAAGCCCTTCGACCCGTGGGTCCTGCGGGCGAAGGTGTCGGTGTTCGTCGAGCTCTACATGAAGAACTGCCAACTCCGCGAGCAGGCAGCCTTGTTGAGGGCACAGCTGGAGGGGAGCCGTCCCGAGCCCGGCGTGTCCGGGGAACCGGCCGGGCTGCTCGCCGAACTCTCGGCGCGGCTGGCCGCGGTGGAGGAGCAGGCGGAGGCCCTGTCGAAGCAGCTCGACGACTCGGCGGACGCGGCCGCCGTGGCCACGGCGGCCCATCTGGAACGCAAACTCACCGGTCTGCGGCGGGCGCTGGACGCCCTGGAGCCGGGCACCGGCGGTACCGGAACGGTTCCACCGCAGGGCTGA
- a CDS encoding hybrid sensor histidine kinase/response regulator — protein sequence MESGAAARSTKTRAKSGRSRGGGTTEVDTAALNRLLTALSAMRDGNFRKRLTVSGDGTMAEIAAVFNEVADRNQQLTGEISRVRRVVGREGKLTERLETGPCEGSWAAAIDATNALVDDLVRPVSEVGRVLSAVSEGDLEQRMDLRSQNPDGAAHPLRGEFLKVGRTVNGLVDQLSAFTDEVTRVASEVGTEGKLGGQAKVRGMSGSWKDLTDSVNTMAYRLTAQVRDIALVTTAVAKGDLSRKVTVHVAGEMLELKNTVNTMVDQLSSFSSEVTRVAREVGTEGELGGQAQVPGVAGVWKDLTDSVNLMAGNLTAQVRGIAQVTTAVANGDLSQKVTVSARGEVAQLAETINTMTETLRTFAGEVTRVAREVGAEGELGGQAQVPGAAGTWKDLTDSVNTAFRNLTGQVRDIAQVTTAVANGDLSQKVTVDVSGEMLELKNTVNTMVDQLSSFGAEVTRVAREIGVEGELGGQAQVPGAAGTWKDLTDSVNTAFRNLTGQVRNIAQVTTAVANGDLSQKVTVDVSGEMLKLKNTVNTMVDQLSSFADQVTRMARDVGTEGRLGGQARVDGVSGTWKDLTDSVNFMAGNLTSQVRQIAQVTTAVARGDLSQKIEVDARGEILELKNTINTMVDQLSAFADQVTRVAREVGTEGRLGGQAQVPGVAGVWRDLTDSVNGMAGNLTAQVRNIAQVATAVARGDLSQKIDVDARGEILELKNTLNTMVDQLSSFAEQVTRVAREVGTEGILGGQAEVQGVSGTWKDLTQSVNFMANNLTTQVRNIAQVTTAVANGDLSQKVTVDAKGEILALVTTVNTMVDTLSSFAEQVTRVAREVGTEGQLGGQARVRDVSGIWKDLTDNVNLMANNLTIQVRNIAQVSSAVANGDLTKKVTVEARGEVAQLADTVNTMVTTLSSFADEVTRVAREVGTEGILGGQARVPGVSGTWKDLTESVNSMASNLTGQVRNIAMVTTAVAKGDLTKKIDVDARGEILELKTTINTMVDQLSSFADQVTRVAREVGTEGQLGGQARVRDVDGTWRDLTESVNEMAGNLTRQVRAIAAVAAAVTRGDLNLKIDVDAAGEILELQDNINTMIATLRETTLANKEQDWLKGNLARISGLMQGRRDLADVARLIMSELTPVVSAQHGAFFLAAPADSESTEVAAIDDAGSYELRMIGSYGYSMGAMPTTFRPGESLIGTAAEERRAILVENAPPGYLKISSGLGEAPPAHVIVLPVLFEGQVLGVIELASFQPFTQIQKDFLNQIAEMIATSVNTISVNTKTEVLLKQSQELTEQLQDRSEELENRQKALQASNAELEEKAELLARQNRDIEVKNTEIEEARQVLEERAEQLAVSMRYKSEFLANMSHELRTPLNSLLILAKLLADNADGNLSPKQVEFAETIHGAGSDLLQLINDILDLSKVEAGKMDISPSRIALVQLVDYVEATFRPLTAEKGLDFSVRVSPELPGTLHTDEQRLLQVLRNLLSNAVKFTDGGAVELVIRPAGDDVPDAIREQLLEHGSLQEMDAPMIAFSVTDTGIGIAASKMRVIFEAFKQADGTTSRKYGGTGLGLSISREIARLLGGEIHAASEPGRGSTFTLYLPLNPGALPPQGYPQLAPVPADRGRGRRGADGLPDGTAGVTDVAEIGEGTPVERPVPRRAAAGRALGRRRAAESRAELPPAPPAEEVSAEPQPAPPESWLGNGQDLVAPRPGGGGFHGEKVLIVDDDIRNVFALTSVLEQHGLSVLYAENGREGIEVLEQHDDVVLVLMDIMMPEMDGYATTAAIRRMPQFAGLPIIALTAKAMKGDREKSIDAGASDYVTKPVDTDHLLTVMEQWMRPRAD from the coding sequence GTGGAGTCGGGCGCAGCGGCGCGAAGCACCAAGACGCGCGCGAAGAGCGGGCGCTCTCGTGGCGGCGGGACGACCGAGGTGGACACGGCGGCGCTCAACCGGCTGCTCACCGCGTTGTCTGCGATGCGGGACGGCAATTTCCGGAAGCGGCTGACCGTCTCCGGCGACGGCACGATGGCGGAGATCGCGGCCGTCTTCAACGAGGTGGCGGACCGCAATCAGCAGCTGACCGGGGAGATCTCCCGGGTCCGCCGGGTCGTCGGCCGGGAGGGCAAGCTCACCGAGCGGCTGGAGACGGGCCCCTGCGAGGGCTCGTGGGCGGCGGCGATCGACGCGACGAACGCGCTGGTGGACGACCTCGTGCGCCCCGTCTCGGAGGTCGGCCGGGTGCTGTCGGCGGTGTCCGAGGGCGATCTCGAGCAGCGCATGGACCTGCGGTCGCAGAACCCGGACGGAGCGGCGCACCCGCTGCGCGGTGAGTTCCTGAAGGTCGGGCGCACGGTCAACGGGCTCGTCGACCAGCTCTCGGCGTTCACCGACGAGGTCACGCGGGTGGCCAGCGAGGTGGGGACCGAGGGCAAGCTGGGCGGCCAGGCCAAGGTCCGGGGGATGTCGGGTTCGTGGAAGGACCTGACGGATTCCGTGAACACGATGGCGTACCGGCTCACGGCGCAGGTGCGGGACATCGCGCTGGTCACGACGGCGGTGGCCAAGGGGGATCTGTCCCGCAAGGTCACGGTGCACGTGGCCGGCGAGATGCTGGAGCTCAAGAACACCGTCAACACGATGGTCGACCAGCTCTCCTCGTTCTCCTCCGAGGTGACGCGCGTGGCACGGGAGGTCGGTACCGAGGGCGAGCTGGGCGGCCAGGCCCAGGTGCCCGGGGTGGCGGGCGTCTGGAAGGACCTGACGGACTCCGTCAACCTCATGGCGGGCAATCTGACGGCGCAGGTGCGCGGGATCGCCCAGGTGACGACGGCGGTGGCGAACGGCGACCTGTCGCAGAAGGTGACGGTGAGCGCCCGCGGCGAGGTGGCGCAGCTCGCCGAGACGATCAACACCATGACCGAGACCCTGCGGACGTTCGCGGGCGAGGTGACGCGCGTGGCGCGGGAGGTCGGCGCCGAGGGTGAGCTGGGCGGTCAGGCGCAGGTGCCGGGTGCGGCGGGCACGTGGAAGGACCTGACCGATTCGGTGAACACGGCGTTCCGGAACCTGACCGGTCAGGTGCGGGACATCGCGCAGGTGACGACGGCGGTGGCCAACGGTGATCTGTCGCAGAAGGTCACGGTGGACGTCTCGGGGGAGATGCTGGAGCTGAAGAACACCGTCAACACGATGGTGGACCAGCTCTCGTCCTTCGGCGCCGAGGTGACGCGGGTGGCCCGGGAGATCGGTGTCGAGGGTGAGCTGGGCGGTCAGGCGCAGGTGCCGGGTGCGGCGGGCACGTGGAAGGACCTGACCGATTCGGTGAACACGGCGTTCCGGAACCTGACCGGTCAGGTGCGGAACATCGCCCAGGTGACGACGGCGGTGGCCAACGGTGATCTGTCGCAGAAGGTCACGGTCGACGTCTCCGGCGAGATGCTCAAGCTGAAGAACACCGTCAACACGATGGTCGACCAGCTCTCGTCCTTCGCCGACCAGGTCACGCGGATGGCCCGGGACGTGGGCACGGAGGGCCGGCTGGGCGGCCAGGCCCGGGTGGACGGGGTGTCCGGCACCTGGAAGGACCTGACGGACTCCGTCAACTTCATGGCGGGCAACCTGACCTCACAGGTCCGCCAGATCGCGCAGGTGACGACGGCCGTCGCCCGGGGCGACCTCTCGCAGAAGATCGAGGTCGACGCCCGCGGCGAGATCCTCGAACTGAAGAACACGATCAACACGATGGTGGACCAGTTGTCCGCGTTCGCCGACCAGGTGACGCGGGTGGCGCGCGAGGTCGGCACGGAGGGCCGGCTCGGGGGCCAGGCACAGGTGCCCGGCGTGGCCGGTGTCTGGCGGGACCTGACCGATTCCGTCAACGGCATGGCCGGCAATCTCACCGCTCAGGTCCGCAATATCGCGCAGGTCGCCACGGCGGTCGCCCGCGGTGATCTCTCGCAGAAGATCGACGTGGACGCCCGCGGGGAGATCCTGGAGCTGAAGAACACCCTCAACACGATGGTGGACCAGCTCTCCTCCTTCGCGGAGCAGGTGACGCGGGTGGCCCGCGAGGTCGGCACCGAGGGCATCCTCGGCGGCCAGGCGGAGGTGCAGGGCGTCTCCGGCACCTGGAAGGACCTCACGCAGTCCGTCAACTTCATGGCCAACAACCTGACGACCCAGGTGCGGAACATCGCGCAGGTGACGACGGCGGTGGCCAACGGCGATCTGTCGCAGAAGGTGACGGTCGACGCGAAGGGCGAGATCCTCGCGCTGGTCACGACCGTCAACACCATGGTGGACACCCTGTCCTCGTTCGCGGAGCAGGTGACACGGGTCGCGCGCGAGGTGGGCACCGAGGGGCAGCTGGGCGGCCAGGCCCGGGTCCGCGACGTGTCGGGCATCTGGAAGGACCTGACGGACAACGTCAACCTGATGGCGAACAACCTCACCATCCAGGTGCGGAACATCGCCCAGGTGTCGTCCGCGGTCGCCAACGGCGATCTCACCAAGAAGGTGACCGTCGAGGCGCGCGGCGAGGTCGCGCAGCTCGCCGACACCGTCAACACGATGGTGACCACCCTCTCGTCCTTCGCCGACGAGGTGACGCGCGTGGCGCGCGAGGTGGGCACGGAGGGCATCCTCGGCGGCCAGGCCCGGGTGCCCGGCGTATCCGGCACCTGGAAGGACCTCACCGAGTCGGTGAACTCGATGGCGTCCAACCTGACCGGTCAGGTGCGCAACATCGCGATGGTGACCACCGCGGTCGCCAAGGGTGATCTGACCAAGAAGATCGACGTGGACGCGCGCGGCGAGATCCTGGAGCTCAAGACGACCATCAACACGATGGTGGACCAGCTCTCCTCGTTCGCGGACCAGGTCACCCGGGTGGCGCGCGAGGTGGGCACCGAGGGGCAGCTGGGCGGCCAGGCCCGGGTCCGCGACGTGGACGGCACCTGGCGCGACCTCACCGAGTCGGTGAACGAGATGGCCGGGAACCTCACCCGGCAGGTGCGGGCCATCGCCGCGGTCGCCGCGGCCGTGACCCGGGGCGACCTCAACCTCAAGATCGACGTGGACGCCGCGGGCGAGATCCTGGAACTCCAGGACAACATCAACACGATGATCGCGACCCTGCGCGAGACCACGCTCGCCAACAAGGAGCAGGACTGGCTCAAGGGCAACCTCGCCCGGATCTCCGGTCTGATGCAGGGCCGCCGTGACCTCGCCGACGTGGCCCGCCTGATCATGAGCGAGCTGACCCCGGTGGTCTCCGCGCAGCACGGGGCGTTCTTCCTCGCGGCACCGGCCGATTCGGAGAGCACCGAGGTCGCCGCCATAGACGACGCGGGCTCGTACGAGCTGCGCATGATCGGCTCGTACGGGTACTCGATGGGGGCGATGCCCACCACCTTCCGGCCCGGCGAGTCCCTCATCGGTACGGCGGCGGAGGAGAGGCGCGCGATCCTGGTGGAGAACGCGCCGCCCGGTTATCTCAAGATCTCCTCGGGGCTGGGGGAGGCTCCGCCCGCCCACGTGATCGTCCTGCCGGTGCTCTTCGAGGGCCAGGTCCTCGGTGTGATCGAGCTGGCCTCCTTCCAGCCCTTCACACAGATCCAGAAGGACTTCCTGAACCAGATCGCCGAGATGATCGCCACGAGCGTCAACACCATCAGCGTCAACACCAAGACCGAGGTGCTGCTCAAGCAGTCGCAGGAGCTGACGGAGCAGCTCCAGGACCGCTCCGAGGAGCTGGAGAACCGGCAGAAGGCCCTCCAGGCGTCCAACGCCGAACTGGAGGAGAAGGCCGAGCTGCTGGCGCGGCAGAACCGCGACATCGAGGTGAAGAACACCGAGATCGAGGAGGCGCGGCAGGTGCTGGAGGAGCGGGCCGAACAGCTCGCCGTCTCCATGCGCTACAAGTCGGAGTTCCTGGCCAACATGTCGCACGAGCTGCGGACCCCGCTGAACTCGCTGCTCATCCTGGCCAAGCTGCTCGCCGACAACGCCGACGGCAATCTCTCCCCGAAACAGGTCGAGTTCGCCGAGACGATCCACGGCGCCGGTTCCGATCTGCTCCAGCTGATCAACGACATCCTCGACCTGTCGAAGGTCGAGGCGGGCAAGATGGACATCAGCCCGTCCCGGATCGCCCTGGTCCAGCTCGTCGACTACGTCGAGGCGACCTTCCGCCCGCTCACCGCCGAGAAGGGCCTGGACTTCTCCGTACGGGTCTCCCCGGAGCTGCCCGGCACGCTGCACACCGACGAGCAGCGGCTGCTGCAGGTGCTGCGGAACCTGCTGTCGAACGCGGTGAAGTTCACCGACGGCGGCGCGGTGGAACTGGTCATCCGCCCCGCCGGGGACGATGTGCCGGACGCCATCCGCGAGCAGCTCCTGGAGCACGGCTCGCTGCAGGAGATGGATGCCCCGATGATCGCCTTCTCGGTCACCGACACCGGTATCGGCATCGCGGCCAGCAAGATGAGGGTGATCTTCGAGGCGTTCAAGCAGGCCGACGGCACCACCAGCCGCAAGTATGGCGGCACGGGCCTCGGCCTCTCCATCAGCCGGGAGATCGCCCGGCTGCTGGGCGGAGAGATCCACGCCGCCAGCGAACCGGGCCGCGGCTCGACCTTCACGCTCTACCTGCCGCTCAATCCCGGCGCCCTTCCGCCGCAGGGCTACCCGCAGCTCGCGCCCGTGCCCGCCGACCGCGGCCGGGGCCGGCGCGGTGCCGACGGGCTGCCCGACGGGACGGCCGGTGTGACGGACGTCGCGGAGATCGGCGAGGGCACGCCGGTCGAGCGCCCCGTGCCCCGCCGCGCCGCCGCCGGGCGGGCCCTGGGACGGCGCCGCGCCGCGGAGTCCCGGGCCGAACTCCCGCCGGCGCCACCGGCGGAGGAGGTCTCGGCGGAGCCGCAGCCGGCACCCCCGGAGTCATGGCTCGGGAACGGCCAGGACCTGGTGGCTCCCCGCCCGGGAGGCGGCGGTTTCCACGGGGAGAAGGTGCTGATCGTCGACGACGACATCCGCAACGTCTTCGCGCTGACGAGCGTGCTGGAACAGCACGGCCTCTCCGTGCTCTACGCCGAGAACGGGCGCGAGGGCATCGAGGTCCTGGAGCAGCACGACGACGTGGTGCTGGTGCTGATGGACATCATGATGCCCGAGATGGACGGGTACGCCACGACGGCCGCGATCCGCAGGATGCCCCAGTTCGCGGGGCTTCCCATCATCGCGCTCACCGCGAAGGCGATGAAGGGGGACCGGGAGAAGAGCATCGACGCCGGGGCCTCGGACTATGTGACCAAACCGGTCGACACCGATCACCTGCTGACCGTGATGGAACAGTGGATGCGCCCGCGTGCCGACTGA
- a CDS encoding SpoIIE family protein phosphatase, with protein sequence MRSPGTETFPRRPVITARATATFEPVGRSVASARAFVRDTLQGWGYSDIVDDAVVLTSELVTNAVVHAGTAADVLCLRTDDGVRVEVADRYPERDVPLQHNAAQAASPDREGGRGLMLCGAIAASWGVEYSPTHKQVWFELSLPQRPAGTRSAGPALPTDALPVADARVRVAVVQIDRASAVSSWNEDAEFLFGHETEKVLGRPLTDFAAWPHTPGTGTGIAEALQLSRWEGSYGIRAADGRVVPVYASHLRVRDADGAPSTVCLLVRDHERAVLQTTLRAPASPDGTTPSGDRQGSAADPFEVFIGSPAPDDLDGLLQRTVERARDMLDGDAAYLLLATDDETELEVRASTGLPSARQRFARVPVEAGTGRYGSARMPAVHEDLTVVPGAVPLLAGTGMRSVVTVPLKVEGRLTGSLGVAAEAPGRYSNEEALRLQFAADRIALAVERARLTELERLRRGSLSFLVEASDLLAGTLDRDQTLALMAQMTVPTLATWCAVYTVADQSTEPALSYVLHEDEDRIDGLKTLLGKVPPPDPVPTPGARVWTAPSDAAHSAALRSSLRNLGLGDDSGAAHGPGPSLATASAVGGETVVLPLVARNRVIGMLTLGKPSDEHFRQEILELAEDLSRRAALALDNARLYSERTAISQSLQRSLLPPELPDVPGVEVEVIYRAAGEGNEVGGDFYDLFPIRDGAYGFAIGDVCGTGPEAAAVTGLARHALRLLAREGFGGPAVLERLNDAILDEGARSRFLTLLYGELWPQPDGGALLKVVCAGHPQPLRLRQDGSVEPAAEPQPLLGVMEDLELYEEEVTLAPGDVLLCVTDGVTERREGTRMLGDEGLADVLRTCTGLTAGAVAARVLRAVERFAAEPASDDMAILAMRVPEPPTEPA encoded by the coding sequence ATGCGCTCCCCCGGCACCGAGACCTTCCCGAGGAGACCAGTGATCACCGCGCGGGCTACGGCCACCTTCGAGCCGGTCGGGCGCTCGGTCGCCAGCGCCCGCGCCTTCGTCCGCGACACCCTGCAGGGCTGGGGCTACTCCGACATCGTCGACGACGCGGTCGTCCTCACCAGCGAACTCGTCACCAACGCCGTCGTCCACGCCGGCACCGCCGCCGACGTCCTCTGCCTGCGCACCGACGACGGGGTCCGCGTCGAGGTCGCCGACCGCTACCCCGAGCGCGACGTACCCCTGCAGCACAACGCGGCCCAGGCCGCCAGCCCCGACCGCGAGGGCGGCCGCGGGCTCATGCTCTGCGGAGCGATCGCCGCCAGCTGGGGCGTGGAGTACAGCCCGACCCACAAACAGGTCTGGTTCGAGCTCTCCCTCCCCCAGCGCCCCGCGGGCACCCGGTCGGCCGGCCCCGCCCTGCCCACCGACGCCCTCCCCGTCGCCGACGCCCGGGTCCGGGTCGCCGTCGTCCAGATCGACCGCGCCTCCGCGGTCAGCTCCTGGAACGAGGACGCCGAGTTCCTCTTCGGCCACGAGACCGAGAAGGTCCTCGGCAGACCCCTCACCGACTTCGCGGCCTGGCCGCACACGCCCGGCACCGGTACCGGCATCGCCGAGGCCCTCCAGCTCTCCCGCTGGGAGGGCTCCTACGGCATCCGCGCCGCGGACGGCCGGGTCGTCCCCGTCTACGCCTCCCATCTGCGGGTCCGGGACGCCGACGGCGCCCCCTCCACCGTCTGCCTCCTCGTACGGGACCACGAACGCGCCGTGCTGCAGACGACGCTCCGTGCCCCCGCCTCCCCGGACGGCACCACCCCCTCCGGGGACCGCCAGGGCTCGGCCGCGGACCCCTTCGAGGTCTTCATCGGCTCCCCCGCCCCCGACGACCTCGACGGCCTCCTGCAGCGCACCGTGGAACGCGCCCGCGACATGCTCGACGGCGACGCCGCCTACCTGCTGCTCGCCACGGACGACGAGACCGAGCTGGAGGTCCGCGCCTCCACCGGCCTCCCCTCGGCCCGCCAGCGCTTCGCCCGTGTCCCCGTCGAGGCGGGAACCGGACGCTACGGGTCCGCCCGGATGCCCGCCGTCCACGAAGACCTCACCGTCGTCCCCGGCGCCGTCCCGCTCCTCGCCGGCACCGGCATGCGCTCCGTCGTCACCGTCCCCCTCAAGGTCGAGGGGCGGCTCACCGGCTCCCTGGGCGTGGCCGCCGAGGCCCCCGGCCGCTACAGCAACGAGGAGGCGCTGCGCCTCCAGTTCGCCGCCGACCGCATCGCCCTGGCCGTGGAACGCGCCCGCCTCACCGAGCTGGAGCGGCTCCGCCGCGGCTCCCTGTCCTTCCTCGTCGAAGCCTCCGACCTGCTCGCGGGCACCCTCGACCGGGACCAGACCCTGGCGCTGATGGCCCAGATGACGGTCCCGACCCTCGCCACCTGGTGCGCCGTCTACACCGTCGCCGACCAGTCCACCGAGCCCGCACTCTCCTATGTGCTGCACGAGGACGAGGACCGGATCGACGGCCTCAAGACACTGCTCGGCAAGGTCCCGCCACCCGACCCGGTACCAACCCCCGGCGCCCGCGTCTGGACCGCCCCCAGCGACGCGGCCCACTCGGCGGCCCTGCGCAGCTCGCTGCGGAACCTGGGCCTGGGCGACGACTCCGGAGCGGCTCACGGCCCCGGGCCGTCCCTCGCCACAGCGTCCGCCGTCGGCGGCGAAACGGTCGTCCTGCCGCTGGTGGCCCGTAACCGCGTCATCGGAATGCTCACCCTCGGCAAGCCCTCCGACGAGCACTTCCGCCAGGAAATCCTGGAACTCGCCGAGGACCTGTCCCGCCGGGCCGCTCTGGCCCTGGACAACGCCCGCCTCTACTCGGAGCGCACCGCCATCAGCCAGTCGCTCCAGCGCAGCCTCCTGCCGCCCGAGCTGCCCGACGTGCCCGGCGTCGAGGTCGAGGTGATCTACCGCGCGGCGGGCGAGGGCAACGAGGTCGGCGGCGACTTCTACGACCTCTTCCCGATCCGGGACGGCGCCTACGGCTTCGCCATCGGCGACGTCTGCGGCACCGGCCCCGAAGCCGCCGCCGTCACCGGCCTCGCCCGGCACGCCCTGCGGCTCCTCGCCCGCGAGGGCTTCGGCGGCCCCGCCGTCCTGGAGCGCCTCAACGACGCCATCCTGGACGAGGGTGCCCGCAGCCGCTTCCTCACCCTGCTCTACGGCGAGTTGTGGCCGCAGCCGGACGGCGGCGCCCTGCTCAAGGTCGTCTGCGCGGGGCATCCCCAGCCGCTGCGCCTGCGCCAGGACGGCAGCGTGGAGCCCGCCGCGGAGCCCCAGCCGCTGCTCGGCGTCATGGAGGATCTCGAACTCTACGAGGAGGAGGTCACCCTGGCCCCCGGCGACGTCCTGCTGTGCGTCACCGACGGGGTCACCGAGCGCCGCGAGGGCACCCGGATGCTCGGCGACGAGGGCCTGGCAGACGTTCTGCGGACCTGTACGGGGCTGACGGCCGGGGCCGTCGCCGCCCGCGTGCTCCGCGCCGTGGAGCGCTTCGCCGCCGAACCCGCCTCGGACGACATGGCGATCCTGGCCATGCGGGTACCGGAGCCGCCCACCGAGCCCGCCTGA
- a CDS encoding DegT/DnrJ/EryC1/StrS family aminotransferase has translation MGRAAERLERALTDSGVGAGDEVVMPSFAAQEVAHAVRATGATPVFADIDADSFCLSADAAAGVVTPRTAAIVPVHQFGHRADLAGLGEAARRHGLLLLDHEEDESPAAEILHRQAHAAYLNARLRGVRTPRVAAGAGHTYQQYVVRVPGNGRPDRDAFAMVLRSKGIACRVPVQTPVHRTPGFRRDLRLPETERAADECLALPSGSSLSRRELQRVVSACNALGGLLRPVPRLGSGRERSRARV, from the coding sequence ATGGGACGTGCAGCGGAGAGACTTGAGCGGGCTCTGACGGATTCGGGTGTGGGCGCCGGCGACGAGGTCGTCATGCCGTCGTTCGCGGCCCAGGAGGTGGCGCACGCCGTCCGGGCCACCGGCGCCACACCAGTGTTCGCCGATATCGACGCCGACTCCTTCTGCCTGTCGGCGGACGCCGCGGCCGGTGTGGTGACCCCGCGCACCGCCGCGATCGTGCCGGTCCATCAGTTCGGACACCGCGCGGATCTGGCCGGCCTCGGCGAAGCGGCACGCCGCCATGGGCTGTTGCTCCTCGACCACGAGGAGGACGAGAGCCCCGCGGCGGAGATCCTGCACCGCCAGGCGCATGCCGCCTATCTCAACGCCCGGCTCAGAGGGGTCCGTACCCCGCGCGTCGCCGCGGGCGCCGGACACACCTACCAGCAGTACGTGGTGCGCGTGCCGGGAAACGGCCGGCCTGACCGGGACGCGTTCGCGATGGTGCTGCGGAGCAAGGGCATAGCCTGCCGGGTGCCGGTGCAGACGCCCGTCCACCGGACGCCCGGCTTCCGGCGGGACCTCCGGCTGCCGGAGACGGAGCGCGCCGCGGACGAGTGCCTGGCGCTGCCCTCCGGGTCATCGCTCTCCCGCCGGGAGCTGCAGCGGGTGGTGTCCGCGTGCAACGCCCTCGGAGGGCTGCTGCGTCCCGTCCCCCGGCTGGGGAGTGGTCGGGAGCGCTCCAGGGCTCGGGTATGA